Genomic window (Methanobacterium formicicum):
GGTAATTTATTCCCTGGTTCAGGGCATGATCCAGTAACTCTGATGATCTTTCAACGTCAATCTGGTCGTAACTACCCTTAATTGGCAGCCTCATACATCCAAAGCCCAGTATGGAAACTTTTTCACCGGTTTGACCCATCTCACGGTACAGCATAATCATATCCTCAACTAACTAACTGAATAAGAAATTTGACTTGAACACATATATCTATGATTGAATTTACCTTTAATGATTGAATTACCCTCTAACTCCTTTAAAAATTTAATTAACTTCATTTCTGTAACTCTCGTCCTATGTCCCAGGCCTTACCCACCTTTTCCTTCACTGTCCAGTAATAATTGTCAGGCATGGTTAAAAGTAGGGGATTGAGTTTGGCCAGGTCCGGTTTTCCATCAGTTAAGATCTTTTTATCCGCGTAGGAAGCAATTATTTCCCCCACAAATAGATCGTGAGTGGGCATTTCGTAGATATCGTAGAGTTTACATTCCAGGGAAAGGGGACATTCCCTGATGAGTGGCGCCTGTTCCAGTTCACCGTATTCAACTGTGAAAAGCTGTGATTTATCTTCTCTACGTCCAGATACCAGGCCACAGTAATCAACTTCCCGAATCATGCCCGCGGTGGGATAGTTAATGCTGAATGCCCTATTTTCCCTTATTAGTTGCGTGGTGAAATGAGCTTTGTTTATCCCTACAACCAATAAAGGCGGATTTCCATTAGCCCTGCTTAACCACCCTAATGCCATAAAATTTGCCACATCCCCATGTTTAGTGCCCAGAAGGGTCACTGGCATGGGATAAATGAACGAGTTTCCACCCAGTTTTTCTTTTTCCATTTTCAGTTCACCCCGGTAATCAATATAAACAATTGTACATACAAACGTTATAAATACTTTCCTGACACAAATATCTGAAACCAATTGATATAAAAAAATCACAGGTATGGGAAAAATTCACAGGGTATGAAAACTAAAAAATAGGGCCTTAAAAAAAGAATTAACCCCTTCTCCTCTCGAATTCCTGGTATAATTCATCCAGGTCCACACCTTTGTAAACCAGGAGCAGGAGGGTGTGA
Coding sequences:
- a CDS encoding flavin reductase family protein is translated as MEKEKLGGNSFIYPMPVTLLGTKHGDVANFMALGWLSRANGNPPLLVVGINKAHFTTQLIRENRAFSINYPTAGMIREVDYCGLVSGRREDKSQLFTVEYGELEQAPLIRECPLSLECKLYDIYEMPTHDLFVGEIIASYADKKILTDGKPDLAKLNPLLLTMPDNYYWTVKEKVGKAWDIGRELQK